The nucleotide sequence atatacaagtgTGTGCATAAGACGGAAGGCCATATATATAACCTTTGATAGACGCGATATACAAGCAATCACAATAATGTCTCTTCCCAAATCACTTCCTGATTTATCGAAAGTCAACGAgcatataattgtatatattgATGTACCCATGAATCTCAATATCAATCAAGACATTTTACCCAGAACTTTATCGCTTTCCAGCCACGTGGCCCCACCTAGCAAAAAATAGTATTACATGTCCAAGTGTGCTAACAAATAAATTTCTCCAGCCATGTGGCCCAGCTATTGGCAACTCCAGAGTCCAGACTTATATAGCTCCAAACCCAAAACTCTCTCCTTTAACATGAAAAGATCTAACCTTACATTGATGTAACCATTTATATTTGTGATTAATATACAAGTCCGTTTCTACCATATGCATGTTAGATGTAAATACAAACACATcaattttattgcaattttagaCCAATACATTTGTTTATTCATATAAACGAAAAGAGAAATGAAAGCAGAAATTATTCACCTCATATGAATTGACCCCTCCTTCGCAGCTCTAAGACTTGCTTCTTCTGGAGGAAGCATCTTACACAATGCCAATGCTTCGTCAAAATCGCCAGATGCTGTTAATTGTACAATCTGCAAGGCAAAAACACAATTCTCACCTCCTTACCAAAGAAGATGGTGCATCTACAATAGAAGTTTAGCACATAGAGCATCAGGAATACCTGAGCGCCAAGAGGAACAGGGAAGAGACCATAAACAGCATTCTCTAATGCAACAACTACAGCGTCATTGCTCTGTAGAATACGACGAGCATTTCTAAGAACAACCGTCTGTATCAATGGATAGGGATCTCGGAGCGACCGTACCTGCAAAAGAAGGCATATCTGGCCTGCGTCTTGTAAAATATTAAAAGCAAAAATAAGTATTTCTTTCTTTAGGAATATGAGGCCAACCTACCTCGACATATCTTGGTAACAGAGCAATTGCATATGGCTTctgaacaacaacaacattcGGGGAATCTGACCAACAAACCCTGCCTTCTTGACAAAGCTTCCCGTTTTGGTCCACAAAAACCCCAATATTATCCTAAAACACGAGAACATGGTAATCACTAATCAGTATTCCTTTTAGGAGTCCTTCTACTATACATCAATGTACAGTATACATTGCATTTTCACTCGCTAAATTTCTTTGGATTCTTCCGGGCACATCCAGCCGTTAAATTCAGCAATCATACATTAATGTACTCTAAAATTTTTGCGCTTTTATTCCGAaaaacacaaaccaaatggGAGACACAACAAAAGCAAGTACCTTTCCGAGAAGAAGCTCTCCGGAAGGGAGAGAGACCACCAATGGCGGCGCTATCCTCCCCGATGGAAACACCTCTGACAGTGCACCATTTGTAGAATTGAGTATCATATACTCTCTTCTAATCCCTATACATATATTCTCACCACACCATGACATCGACTTCACCACATCCGGAGCACCAAATTCCTTCACTTCCACAAACCCTCGTCCCCCTAAACACATTCAATTCccaaatcatttcaaaattagaGCATTTTCAACTGAAATTCCTAAAAAGATAAGAAATTAATGACTCATGTGAATTACCGTCGTGCCGGAAAATACAGACCCGCTTCTGCCTCGCGAAGCAGAGGAATCCTCTGCGGTCGTCCCACGAGTAGACATTGGCGCCCTTCGCCTTCGTGATCACGGCGATGGTGCCCAAGTTCGGGAGGCCGTGAAACGCAATCGACTCCGAGAGGGAAAGGAGGAGCTCTCGCGATTCCAGGACCTCCATCGAAACCAAGGGCTTCTTTGAGAAACCGGCGACGTTCCTCTCCAGCGCGTACTGTTCCTTCTGGAGCTTGTGACGGTGGTAATCGGACGGCGGAGAGCGGTCGGAGCCGGAGGAGTCCGGAGCGTAGATTTTGAGAGATCCATCGGAGCAGCCGATGAGGAGCTTTGGTCCGTACGATTCGATGGCTTCGATCTTCGTCGGGCAGTTACTGATGAGCTCGAAGGAATCATAGGCACTGTGTACCATGTTGTCGTTGTCCTTTGATCGGAGTTCTTTTTGGCTGGGGTGATTAAAGAGCGAGTGCGTCGTACGACGCCGTTTCCTTTTTCTAAGCTTATTGGAACTTATTTCGTTTGAATATGCTTTTATAATgattgaaagtacttttaaaaaaaaaaaaaatttgggttccaaaagcactttcagtgCTTTCGGCAAGAAGCACCACTTTCAGTGTTTTCCCAATatttacttgcatctttactaaaggttggttttaaaaatattttcagcaaaagcgttttcagtcattttaaaaacacttccaaaagAGCCATAGATTCTTGCAAGTGGTTTTTTATCATAGTGGTGGAAAGACGTTGAGTCCTTGCATTCACGGCATGGGTTCAATCTCTATCGGTaactaatctaataaaatctatcatttgataaaaaataaaaattttactatattttttaaaattcataTTTCTCTACTTAACTCTCAGAATTACGCCACTTATAAGCCCAAAAATtatttatcaaaataacaaagtATTTTGGGTGATTTCAATTTGGTCTTAAACTTTTTAGAACACTCCAAATAATATTGTAATATTTCATTGACGTTAGCCCAACATGAACATATAATTATGGAGTCCTAAATCCCCAAATAGGTCATTTTAGCTAAGCTAAACTTTAAGTTTGTTGCCAAAAATAACGTGAGTTCGAAAACTGGTTTCCCTTTATTATGCACATCATTACTTAATAGTTAATACTAATGATCCAgcaaatgtttaatttcaaaaagttagataattatttaaaaaattaattaatttaaaatcacTCGTAAAAAGTAAATATTTATTCCTAATTAACCCCAATATGATTTCTCTTAGCATACATTTCTAACACCACCACATCTCTCATGAGAAAGAAATTGCAAcaccaaaattttaattttacatgTGATTTTGTATTTCATGAATGCTAAATTAAAAGTATATGATGATTAATTTTACGACTAATCTTGTACCAACCACCATTTTTTCGTTGAACTCACAcattcaataattaaaatttggcAAGTTGGTTATGATTAATTGGCTCATATAAGTGTAAGTGGGAATCGCACGTAATAATAGCATGTGAGTGCCTTCCAATCCATCCGTGGACGTAATAATAGCATGTGAGTGGATGAACCaaagtttaaaaatatttcCCATAAAATAATGAAGTGTGTGAAAATagtggacaaaaaaaaagaatgtaaaaaaatagaaaaagacaaaaaaatggTCCCGGCGGGGCTCGAACCCGCGACCTTCGGCTCATAAGACCAACGCTCTAACCAACTGAGCTACGGGACCACAATGTTTATTTTTCACACAATATTATTAATGTACAAAAATGGATTCGATTATTCTCACCGGCGTGAATATTCTGTTTTATTTGTATGATATTGAAAAGTGACAACCGATTGACCTAAGACTTCTAAGTGGGACACATGGCTTATTTTTAAGTACTTGTTATATAAAAAAGTAACTGATAGACTAATAGTACAAAAATAAAGGAATAAATAAGCTCACCAACTAGAGCTCTTCAATTGGAATTCTAGATTCGAAATCCGTTGGTGTGGATTATAGATTTGAAGAGGTTGAAATATTTTTGTGAGTTTTTCTAGCTTTTAGTAGAGGTGGATAATCATAACTTGTCATTGGTTGTcctttttaaaatgaaaaaaaaaaaaaaactagagctCGTGAGCAGGCTCTTGATCTGGACGTCTTGAATTCAAAATCCGTTATTGATGTGGAAGTTAGATTTATGACTGTGAGTATTTTCAGACTCTAAAAATGATGAATAATCTTGACATACTAGTTAtccttatttaaaaataaaaataaaaataaaaaaacctagaGCTCGTGACCACGTAGGTAAAGGTGGTTCGTGAAGTAGAGAAAGTGAAAGACTTGGACTGGTGTGTGAGCTTGtaaagagaaggaagaagaagaagatgacgtTGGGTCTGATCAATGCCAACCCCGTGGTCCACGCTAAGAAGGAAAGGGTAGCTCGCACCGAAGATCTCCACGCCGACGACGCCGTCGATCCTCTCGATATCTATGATATCCTTTCCCATTCCATCTCTCAccgccttctttttttttcctttttttaaaaaaaatttaattacgtGAAATTTTGCTGAAATTTGTGATCTTTGACTGGAAATTGCAAATTTCGTGAGGGATATTAGAGATCCGGAGCACCCCTACTCGTTAGAGCAGCTCAGCGTGCTTTCGGAGGAGTCGATCACTGTGGATGACAAGCTCGGCCGTATTCTGTTAGTATCATTTCTCAATTTTCAGCTtcaattttggtttttctttttttttttcttttcctggtAATTTAGATTCTgggtttttaaagaaatcaccaaagttttgatctttattttttattttattttatgaaatttggttgaaggATAACTTTTACGCCGACGATTCAGCATTGCAGTATGGCAACAGTGATAGGTCTGTGCCTGAGAGTTAAACTGAAACATTGCTTCCCTCCTCATTACAAGGTCCGTCAGTTTGCTATGTAGATTTTGGTGCATTGAATATCAAGCGATTAATTTATACGCCGCGTCCTGTTTTTGTTATGCGAAAATTCTGTGGTCCTTTGGTTTTTAGTTACGACTCTGTCAATGGCGGTAGTTGCAAGACGACCAAAATTTGATGCTGGTTAGTGCAAACACTCATGGTGCTAGATGAGACACATCGTTCCTCATTTTTCTCTTGTATAGTTCTTATTCAATTATCATGCTAGTTGCGTAATGCGATGGTTGATGTGTACTTGTTACATTCCAAAGATGATTACGATCGTGTGTTAATTGGCTTGTAATGTGATTAGAAAATGTTGGTTACCCGGCACTACTCCAGCTATGCGTAGTCTCTCTCATTTGTCATAGACCCCATAGTTTTCCCCCCATTTTTTGAGAGGGTTCACAGAGAATCTACCCTAGGGTTTTTACAAATTATACTCCCTTGTGAGTTGTGACCGCCAACTTAGCTATGCCCCATTTGGAGTTGCTCAACTCTCTCCATCGCGCTAGCAGTCTTCCGCATTTGATCTTTAGCATCTTTTGATCCCCTTATCAACGCATAATTGACCGCATATTTTGACCTAGAACCATTTACAAATCAGGACTTTTCTTTGAGCAATTGGTGTATGTTGAGAAATAAGTCTGAAATGGTAATGAGAAATCACATTATACAAGACTTCATCGGGCGGTTATCTTTGCATATTGTAATTGTTTAGCTATTTGCTTAACCATATGTTTGATGATGCATTACAACAGGTTGATATTAAAGTATCTCCAGGATCTCATGCAGATGAAGAATCAGGTAATCTCGTTTTCCCTGTTCGAATCAAGTAATGACTAAGAAATCTTATCACAATGTCGTCTTCTGGAAACGGCTGTTGTGAAGTACCTAAGGAATTGTTGGAATGATTGTAACTTTGTATTGTGCCTAGGGAATTGTTGGACCAATGGTTGTTAGATTGGTATTCAACCCACTTATTTCGCTTAATGTCTTtaggcaggaaaagaaaagattcGGTTATATCTCTAAGTAGTTTTGAGATAAATGTTACCACTTACCAAACCAGTTTTTGGTGCCTCGAGATGTATTTGCTCAGATACACATGATCCATCAGTGACACCTATCTTGGCTGGTAACATGTCAAGTATCAAGAATGCATCAACCGTAGTTTGTGAATTTCCAGCGTGCGAGAAGTAACTTTTCTTCATTGCATTTTTGACATGTGAGATTTAAAGtttgtttctttccattttcctaGTTAACAAGCAGTTGAATGATAAAGAAAGAGTTGCTGCTGCCTTGGAGAACCCCAACCTTCGCCAACTTGTGGACGAGTGCCTGTATTCCAACGAACTCTGACCAAGTAAACTTCATAGCTCAAAACCCACTGTACAGAAGAAACCTCAGTAATACATATGCTATAAGAACATGCTTTGTTGTAATATTACTCGGCATGTTTGTCTCTTATCAAATGGAGTTGCTTTGCAGTCAGTGGCTTTGTTATGTTTACGTGAAATTCAGCTGCAAAGCTATCATGTAATATAGTAAACCAGAAGTTGCATTATTTGGTGACTCATCTCGTAAGCTATGTACCTTGTCTGTAGGCTGTGTTTGGATTTGTGTAATAATATCTAATGCGTTTCAAAGTTTCGTCAGTTGTAGGTCTTGACTTGTTTGTTTTCCTTCAGAGCTCTTGCCTTGCATCGTGGTTCAGACTCGGGGCAATCAGAAAGTAGAGCCTCTTAGGCGAATGGTTAGTTTTTCGTGGTTTCGGATTTCTTTTATATTGAAGACGGAAATGAATGGCTGAGTCAATGTGcttgttttcctttttgggTATCAGGGAGTGGGAAGCGAACAAGACTTCGGGCGTGAAAATAAATGCTCTTAACCATTTGAATTAGACTTTTACGACCTCCTAATTCAATGTCAACGTTGCCACGTTGATATCTGGCAAGTCACATTTCAAGGCACTGGCATACCATCGACAAGTGAACTTTGCCTCATGACGGATGTGAAATATTGCAGCAATTGGAATGGTATATGAAGTTCTTAAATCAAGAGAATAAAAACCCATtaaaaagatagaaaaacatCACACTGTACGTTTAAGTAGAGAACGTCAGGAAAACAATGAGGTTATCGATCTCCCCCGTAGTTAGCAGTTACGTACGGTAGTACAAATGCTTATTAACCTGCAGCGAGGAACTGAACCACGAACCCTCTCGGTCCTCATTCCGAATTCAAAACTAAAGACAGCTTGTAGTACACATTGTATAACTTTTAAATTCTTACTACACTCCGCTGGGCCGGCCAGGGTAATCAGCTAGCCACGGGTGCAACGGGGAGAGGCTGCGGTGCCACCTCTGCTCCAGAATGCCCATTTGTTATATGGAAAGGCTTCTCATCAAATCCCCAGAACTTGGCAGTTTTCACATCATCCTCCGCCATCATTCGTGAAAACTCCTCGTGGTCATACTTTAGGGTGGCTTGTCCCCCA is from Pyrus communis chromosome 10, drPyrComm1.1, whole genome shotgun sequence and encodes:
- the LOC137748443 gene encoding protein AE7-like 1, which translates into the protein MTLGLINANPVVHAKKERVARTEDLHADDAVDPLDIYDFVRDIRDPEHPYSLEQLSVLSEESITVDDKLGRILITFTPTIQHCSMATVIGLCLRVKLKHCFPPHYKVDIKVSPGSHADEESVNKQLNDKERVAAALENPNLRQLVDECLYSNEL